A stretch of Pygocentrus nattereri isolate fPygNat1 chromosome 8, fPygNat1.pri, whole genome shotgun sequence DNA encodes these proteins:
- the mtnr1ab gene encoding melatonin receptor type 1A isoform X2 — protein sequence MGERVPGNIFVVSLAVADLVVAVYPYPLVLMSIFHNGWNLGFVHCQISGFLMGLSVIGSIFNITGIAINRYCYICHSLKYDKLYSDKNSLCYVLLIWILTVVAIVPNFFVGSLQYDPRVYSCTFAQSASSAYTIAVVFFHFILPILIVTYCYLRIWILVIQVRRRVKPEFRPKLTPHDVRNFVTMFVVFVLFAVCWAPLNFIGLAVAVDPVRVAPLIPEWFFVSSYFMAYFNSCLNAIVYGLLNQNFRREYKKIIVSFCTARMFFPESSNEGVDRIKSKPSPLMTNNNQVKVDSV from the exons ATGGGAGAAAGAGTTCCAG gGAACATATTTGTGGTGAGCCTGGCAGTAGCTGACCTAGTGGTGGCTGTTTACCCCTACCCCCTGGTGCTGATGTCCATTTTCCACAATGGATGGAACTTGGGCTTTGTCCACTGCCAAATCAGTGGGTTCCTGATGGGACTGAGCGTCATCGGATCTATATTTAACATCACTGGCATCGCGATCAACCGCTATTGTTACATTTGTCACAGCCTCAAGTATGATAAGCTGTACAGTGATAAAAACTCCCTCTGCTATGTGCTTCTTATCTGGATACTGACTGTGGTGGCTATAGTGCCAAACTTCTTTGTGGGCTCGCTACAGTATGACCCAAGAGTGTACTCATGCACGTTTGCGCAGTCAGCCAGTTCAGCCTACACCATCGCCGTGGTCTTCTTCCATTTCATCCTGCCCATCTTGATCGTCACCTACTGCTACTTGAGGATTTGGATCTTGGTCATCCAGGTGCGGCGGCGCGTCAAGCCCGAGTTCCGGCCCAAGCTGACGCCGCATGACGTCAGGAACTTCGTCACCATGTTCGTGGTGTTTGTGCTTTTCGCTGTCTGCTGGGCTCCCCTCAACTTCATTGGCCTGGCCGTTGCTGTGGACCCCGTGCGGGTGGCGCCGCTCATCCCTGAGTGGTTTTTTGTATCAAGTTACTTCATGGCCTACTTCAACAGCTGCCTTAATGCAATCGTATATGGACTGCTCAATCAGAACTTCAGAAGAGAGTACAAAAAAATCATCGTGTCATTTTGCACTGCTAGGATGTTCTTCCCGGAAAGCTCGAACGAAGGTGTTGACAGGATCAAAAGCAAGCCATCCCCTTTAATGACAAACAATAACCAAGTGAAAGTAGACTCGGTATGA